The Phyllopteryx taeniolatus isolate TA_2022b chromosome 19, UOR_Ptae_1.2, whole genome shotgun sequence genome includes the window TGACTCAGGGAAGCAGACTGCAGGCTAAAGTGCTTCCATCACCAGTGTCCGGTAACTTGAATGttattttgtaaaacaataataattgattccatcttggaaaaaaaaagtccaatttttgttgctgttgaacATCTTCTCTCCACAAGGACCTGTACACCTTTCCCATCTGGCTGGAAGGTGTTTCAGTCTTACAGAGTCAGTGTAAGTATTATtcagaaaacaaacactttcTTATACTAATGCCACACACAGTTTTGCCAACACCTCCAATCTTGTCACATTGATTGGATTCTAGGTTGGCTGACTCCGATTCACTTTTGGATAAGTTACTAGTCTCGGGGTTCATAAAGTTTTTTCACCCTGCACTGTGAATGTTTACTGAAGAACTAAGTTTCTGCCAAATTTTTGCTTTaatttaatggacattgtgctgctccttctgttgtgcACACCTTGGTCACTTgggggcaatataatacagacacAGACAAAGAAGCATTTCACTCCCACCATCTGGTGCTTGTATCTCGATTtttttgctcgcaactcaaagcaaagaaattggccgaacgacggctcgtatctaaaaaatacataagtcgggtcactcatatatcaaggcaccattgcactgtaattgtttgtgtggtattagtttaagcagactgtccATTGTCGCGACTTCGATGAAGATCAGATGacatttgatgaccaatttaATTTGCTTCTCGCAACCACATATCATACTTTTTCAGGTATAGATACGAGTTCTGTCCATTTCACAACGTCACCCAACACGAACAGTCATTCCGATGGAACGCTTACAGCGGGATCCTGGGGTAAGATGCCTCCAGCTACCAGTGTGGATGTTCGGAAGCAATgttcgggggaaaaaaacgccATGCGTGTTCCTTCCAGGATCTGGCATGAGTGGGAAATAGCAAACAACACGTTTACAGGCATGTGGATGAGAGATGGAGACACTTGCGGCACCAGAAACAGAGAAGCGAAGGTGAGTGCAGTTTGTAGCGCGCCAGACTCATTAAGcagtcacaaaaaaaagtgagggaTACTAGGCTTgagggtgaaatttcagaatgaacctAAAGTGCTCGAGATCCTTTAGAGGTGAACTTAATGGGACTTTGTgtaaacctttgaatgcacatgtacAACTGTTCAAAGTTTAAGAACTCCAAATGACAGAAGGTCCAATTAAGTTTACCTGTAAAGGTCATAGTGAATTTACGGTTGatcttgaaatttcacccaaaagcccaatatcccgaacaagtttgcttttttttctgcaggtgATTTTCACCTGCAGCGCCCAAAGCAAGCTTGCTCAAGTCTCCGAGCCGAGCACTTGTGTGTACTCACTAACATTTGAGACGCCGCTTGTTTGCCACCCGCATTCTCTTTTAGGTAAGATGACAAGTTTGTCATAAGACGGGGCGCTTTTATCGAATTATTCAAGTGTATTTGTCAGGATGAAATCAACACTTGTTTTCAATAATGTCATTGTGATATGATtttacttacaaaaaaaaaaaaagtgtgtgtgtgctattaatcagatttttgtcaaaCTAATCAAAGGCCATATTGCTCAGCCCTAGTTTGTCAGTGGACGCTAATTGGCTTTCCctgacatttattattattattttttgctttcctGCAGAACcctaaaggttttgtgctaacactgatcGTGAATTGGAACTGTGCATAATTCACGCCACTTTGCCTAAGGCTCCAGTGTCCCCCAAAAGCGTTTCAAATCGGATTTTTGTAAAGGCAATtgaaggccatatcgcccagccgtAGCTCGTCATTGTGGTCACTATACTTATCAGTAATAAGTCGACTTTGCATGCTGTTTTCCAGTGTACCCGACCCTGAATGAGAAGCTGCAAAAGGAATGGGATGAAGCGGAGCAGGCTCGCTATGAAGGTCTCATCACTGAGCAGGTATGTTaaccttaataataataataataatttttaaaaaaacatcgcAGAGGAAAGCTACTAAAGTAAAATGTTCCTTTCTATATACAAAGCTGAATGCTGCCTATGTTCTTGCAGGGATATGACAATCTCCTAAGGGATGTATTTGAGGATGCCGGCTTCCTGAAGAGTCAAAAGGTGAACGCGAAGCTGCCCCAAGTTGCAGCTGAAACAGAAACGCACAACTCgttacagaaatgtaatgagGTATGTACTGTAGATTTATTCCACGATAGAAAATGCTGCGTTGCTATTGCTCAGCAGTTACGAGAACACCGGTCTTTATCTTTCCCAGGACTTTCAAAAACAACGAGAAGAGATCCAGAGACTGCAAGCTCTGCTCACTCAACACAATATTCCTTTTGATACAAAAGCAGGTAAACGTGGAAACGTCTGTGCGTAGGCTACAAATGTACATTTGCGTTTCAT containing:
- the gnptg gene encoding N-acetylglucosamine-1-phosphotransferase subunit gamma, with translation MYCLFSVICHLLLIFTVFMSLLVTHGIAGKMKIVEAPNTFGVNNNFLTQGSRLQAKVLPSPVSGPVHLSHLAGRCFSLTESVYRYEFCPFHNVTQHEQSFRWNAYSGILGIWHEWEIANNTFTGMWMRDGDTCGTRNREAKVIFTCSAQSKLAQVSEPSTCVYSLTFETPLVCHPHSLLVYPTLNEKLQKEWDEAEQARYEGLITEQGYDNLLRDVFEDAGFLKSQKVNAKLPQVAAETETHNSLQKCNEDFQKQREEIQRLQALLTQHNIPFDTKAEETQGGRTTTAARHLRGDVGLFELTDPH